One segment of Theobroma cacao cultivar B97-61/B2 chromosome 9, Criollo_cocoa_genome_V2, whole genome shotgun sequence DNA contains the following:
- the LOC18589801 gene encoding extensin-2: METPGQRGLWPHLVYAVAFCFIATAAVADYHPYEYTSPPPPSQYKSPPHFKRIWHPPPKHSPPPLYYYKSAPPPYVYKSPPPPSPSPPPPYVYKSPPPPSPSPPPPYVYKSPPPPSPSPPPPYVYKSPPPPSPSPPPPYVYKSPPPPSPSPPPPYVYKSPPPPSPSPPPPYYYKSPPPPIHSPHPPYVYKSPPPPSPSPPPPYVYKSPPPPSPSPPPLYVYKSPPPPSPSPPPPYVYKSPPPPPYKYKSPPPPPYVYKSPPPPSPSPPPPYVYKSPPPPSPSPPPPYVYKSPPPPSPSPPPPYVYKSPPPPSPSPPPLYVYKSPPPPSPSPPPPYVYKSPPPPSPSPPPPYVYKSPPPPSPSPPPPYVYKYPPPPSPSPPPPYVYKSPPPPSPSPLPSYVYKSPPPPSPSPPSPYVYKSPPPPSPSPPPPYVYKSPPPPSPSPPPLYVYKSPPPPSPSPPPPYVYKSPPPPSSYMYKSLPSRSLSPPPPYY; encoded by the coding sequence ATGGAAACCCCCGGACAGCGGGGGCTATGGCCTCATCTGGTTTATGCAGTTGCATTTTGCTTTATAGCCACTGCTGCTGTAGCTGATTACCATCCTTATGAGTACACTTCACCTCCACCACCAAGCCAGTACAAATCACCACCACATTTTAAGCGCATTTGGCACCCACCTCCTAAGCATTCTCCTCCTCCACTATATTACTACAAATCTGCTCCTCCTCCATATGTTTACAAGTCTCCACCACCTCCATCTCCATCACCCCCTCCACCTTATGTTTACAAATCTCCACCTCCTCCATCTCCATCCCCACCACCTCCTTATGTTTATAAATCTCCGCCACCACCATCACCTTCACCACCTCCTCCGTATGTTTACAAGTCTCCACCACCTCCATCTCCATCACCCCCACCACCTTATGTTTACAAATCTCCACCACCTCCATCTCCATCACCCCCACCACCTTATGTTTACAAATCTCCACCACCTCCATCCCCATCCCCACCTCCTCCATACTACTACAAGTCTCCACCACCACCAATACATTCACCACATCCACCTTATGTTTACAAATCTCCACCTCCTCCATCTCCATCACCACCACCTCCTTATGTTTACAAATCTCCACCTCCTCCATCTCCATCCCCACCACCtctttatgtttataaatCTCCACCACCACCATCACCTTCACCACCTCCTCCATATGTTTACAAGTCACCTCCACCTCCTCCATATAAGTATAAGTCACCACCTCCTCCTCCATATGTTTACAAGTCTCCACCTCCTCCATCTCCATCACCACCACCTCCTTATGTTTACAAATCTCCACCACCTCCATCGCCATCCCCACCACCTCCTTATGTTTATAAATCTCCACCACCACCATCACCTTCACCACCTCCTCCATATGTTTACAAGTCTCCACCTCCTCCATCTCCATCCCCACCACCtctttatgtttataaatCTCCACCACCACCATCGCCTTCACCACCTCCTCCATATGTTTACAAGTCTCCACCTCCTCCATCTCCATCCCCACCACCTCCTTATGTTTACAAATCTCCACCACCTCCATCGCCATCCCCACCACCTCCTTATGTTTATAAATATCCACCACCACCATCACCTTCGCCACCTCCTCCATATGTTTACAAGTCTCCACCTCCTCCATCTCCATCCCCACTACCTTCTTATGTTTATAAATCTCCACCACCACCATCACCTTCACCACCTTCTCCATATGTTTACAAGTCTCCACCACCTCCATCTCCATCACCCCCACCACCTTATGTTTACAAATCTCCACCTCCTCCATCTCCATCCCCACCACCTCTATATGTTTACAAATCTCCACCACCTCCATCTCCATCCCCACCACCTCCTTATGTTTATAAATCTCCACCACCTCCATCTTCATACATGTATAAGTCCCTTCCATCACGCTCACTCTCCCCTCCACCTccatattattaa